The Oryzias melastigma strain HK-1 linkage group LG15, ASM292280v2, whole genome shotgun sequence genome includes the window taatgaaaaaaataatacatttcaagACGCTTTTTGTGACGTCAGAGGTTAAAGTTGAACCCTGAAAAGGAAACAAGACCGTAGCGGTCTGCGGCTCCACCGGGGTGCAGCATTTTCCACTACATGttctctttatttaatttttttaaaggaataccACGACAAAAATGTTGCTGTCGGCATTACGGACACGGATTTTTTGTGGCTGCAGAAGTGCTGGTAAACAGTTTCAATACAGCAACGTGAGTAAAGCTAGCTTATTTAAGTTAGATAAGAATGGAAGAGGTCATATTAAGTAACAACGATTGAGCCGAATATTACCTAAAAACTCTATCTAGATAATCATTTATGGCTACTAAACATTTAACAACAATATTCAGGATGTTAGTTAACCTTGTTAATGTTATTAAACAGCATCATTACATCACCATTGATGTCGAGTCATTGTGATGCAGCTTTTACTATTTATTAATGACTGCAATTTATCCATGTTTGTTATGATATAGAAAATactaaatcaattttaaagtaTGTATCgatggaaaaatgtatttaatgtaattatgtCGTATAACTcagttttcagatgttttttttttatattgagcattgttaaatatttaatcacatgtctttgtttgtttttaattaacttaTATTTAACTTACTCTATATGGTTTGATTGGTATCCTGACTTCTAAGATGCCTTGGTtataatttcaattaaaaacaaaaagaaaaaagcaggagaaaaatgcttaaaataccATGATATATCAAATCTTTCAGatattaaatcataaattaatTAGAATATTAATTCAAGACAATGATTTTATCTTTATGATATTATAATTCTTCCTAGTCATAAATACACATTGCAATAATGAactgatttctattcctacaatccaacccgATTGATCTATCTAAGCTGGGTAGTTAattaaatcctttcaaaattaaacaaatcaataatcgatcATTAGGATAGAGATattgtaggtttattttactataatgttaGAACAACCAAGTACATTAACAGAGGAtaacacacatgtgatggcagctaaaaatgataaatccATCATTGCAGTCGAATTTCTGGAAAcactaattttgcaaaaacatgtgaCAATCCAAAGTGCtataatgttctgtttgtattattttgatgtgcaAAAACAGCAGttggctgaactttatgaatctaaaacatgaatggatttgccattaattcttgtttacttgtttgtaaacatttaatttacaacttacaattagattaaaacaaatcattacacccctacacattaaacatttaattcaatAGATATGATTGTCAAATTGAGTTTGAATAATTGAGAGCGTTTTTGCCTTTCAAACTTAGATCTGTCTCGTTTGTTTACATTAGCGGAGTCCGCAGGTTCGACAATGGCTTGTAAAGAGAAATCAGAGCACCATCACGGTGGAGTCAGGAACAACCTCCACGCCAGCTGCCACCGTTCCCAACGCAGCCACAAATCGTATAGTTGGTCGCTGGTTACTTGGCTGCAGTGGGCTGGTTGTTGGAGCTGTGGTTCTGGGTGGTGTTACAAGGTAAGAATGGCCAAAGAAGGATTGTATTTGTAACTCTTGCTTTGTATTTTACTTATTGACTCCTTTATTTGCTGCAGACTAACAGAGTCTGGGCTTTCCATGGTTGACTGGCATTTGGTCAGAGAGATGAAGCCTCCTCAAACACAAGAAGAATGGGAGGCTGAGTTTTCCAAGTACCAACAGTTTCCAGAGTTCAAAATGTACGTCTCTAAACTAGTTTGATTCCAGCTCTTAACTATTTAACTCCGTTCTACAAAAGTGTTGACCATGTCTGTAATTATACATTCTTGtactgtttgtgtttctttcccAGACTGAATCATGACATGACTCTGCcagaatttaaatttattttctacATGGAGTGGGGTCATCGCATGTGGGGCCGACTGGTTGGTTTGGCGTACATCCTTCCCACCATCTACTTCTGGAGAAAGGGATACTTCACTCGCTCCGTGAAAGGAAAAGTGTTGGGGCTTTGCGGCTTTGTCTTCTTCCAGGTCAATAAAGCTGCAGGGAGGATTCAGGAAATGCATCTTTACTTGTAAATTACAGGAATATGTAACAAAGCGAAAGTGTTTGTATGTCTTCAGGGTCTTTTGGGGTGGTACATGGTAAAAAGTGGACTGGAGGAGAAGCAGGACTCGTATGACATCCCCCGGGTCAGTCAGTATCGTTTGAGCGCTCATCTGGGTTCGGCTTTGTTGCTCTACACTGCCAGTCTTTGGATGGGGCTTACCATGCTGCTTCCAGCTCACAAGGTATGCGGACTGGAGAAAAGCGACTTTTTAAACCAGAGTCTTTCTGTGCCACCTTTGTTACAATCTTTATTATAATTGTTTACGTCTGTCACAGATGGTCGAGTCCAGACGTCTTATGAAGCTCAGGAGGTTTGCTAAGGGTACCGGTGGGCTGGTCTTCCTCACTGCTTTATCAGGTACTGTtataaatgatccaaaactTTCTTtgtacaaaacagaaaataacaagTTTTCTAAACAGATGTAAAATACCAGTGATTACTTTTGGTACACAGAGAAAGACAGAaacttttgaaattgaaaagatgaaaaagctACAGGCATAGTAGATGATTTAAAgattcactccaatgaaaaaagtgttttttaacatgtttttgtgccatttttctcatgatggggaGGACATTTATTATTACAGttaagctggtatctggctccaaaattgctcaccatttttgttgcagcggtAATATTAGGTTGAGGTTTTGAGGGACTGTTAATTAGTAgtagagtgtgtaaacaaagggcgtTCCCCCCTAACCTCAGAGTTGAATTACTGATAAAGTCCTGCAGAAATTACACCATATAAAATGACAGGTTTctagattttggcaaaaaaaaatggcacaatcttgattaaaagaccactggggatgctttgaaaatagatcaaagacgATTGGAGAGAGACTTTAAGGCTTAGAaggttttgtaaataaaagataaatactcCACAAATAATCATCATTGCTTATATTTATATCTACAGTATGCCCTTTCTGTgactttaaaaagctaaataaataaggtAAATGCTTTTACTTTCCAAAGTAACAATTTAAATGTCTACAGTATCtttctaatatttaaaatgaaggcGATGAAATATCAAGACATTAAACTCCaaagaaaacaatgattttCTTATTGTAGAACAAAGACAAGTAAGACTGATGGATAATTCAGTTGTTAATATAAATTGAAAGTGTGCTATGACTGATGGTTAAGGAGCCCACATGACATTTCCTGAAGTTGACAGGAAGTGACCTCATCCACACCGCTGATCCTCTGGATGTTTCCTCACAGGTGCATTTGTTGCTGGGCTGGACGCTGGGCTGGTGTATAACTCCTTCCCCAAGATGGCAGACAAATGGATTCCTGACGATCTGCTGGCCTTCTCTCCCACCCTCAAGAACTTCTTTGAAAACCCCACCACCGTGCAGTTTGACCACAGAATATTGGTGTgacatttaaacagaaatataatCTGAGTCCAATCAGATTTACCATACTTGGAGACTTAGTGCTTATCtacatatttactttttttagggGATCTCATCCTTGGCAGCAATTACAGGTCTGTATCTGTTCTCCCGGAGGATGTTGTTGCCCAGGAGGGCTAAGATCGCCATCAGCCTCCTGACAGCGATGGCTTATACACAGGTAAAGCGCGTCCTTCAGCTCACGGATCCAAACGTCTTTCAGTGttgaataaaactgtttctCTGCTCTTCAGGTTGCCCTTGGTATCAGCACGCTGTTACTGTATGTCCCCACTCCTCTGGCAGCCACTCATCAGTCCGGTTCTGTGGCTCTCCTCACATTTGCCATTTGGGTTCTCGCAGAACTGCGCCGGATGCCTAAATAAGAGTTGCCTCCTTTGCCCGCAGCCTTATTGACATTACAGACCCTGCAGAGCGGCACAGTGAAACATTTGGAGCAAAAAGTGGATAAATGGAAGTCACCACAAGCAGTGTAAGCaaataaagacttaaaaaaatagagaaattaGGTAAAACTGTCACTTCAGCTGTGTTtctgtcttaatttttttttcgtttgatatttatttaaaagatgatttgttttgattattttttcataccTTTAAgcatttgctttgttttgtaacccaccaaaaacaatcaaaataaacacttaaaaagttgTACTTCAGACTGTTTGCATAGTAATTGTGACTTTATTGTCTCTTtacaaaatatacatattttaaatatgtaattcAACCAGTTGAGGCTAGCTAACTAGACAGTCAGTACACCAGGTTATTATGTTTTCATTATTCTAGACACAGTACATGCGGGTATAGACAGGTTTCATTTGTGGACAGGAACAGTATGAGCCAAACAAGTTTTGttctgataaaagaaaaattataatgaaaaaaaaaatacattcaagtTAAAATATAgtcttttaatgtaatttaatggGTGAGGTTGGATAAGGAGGAAAGCTGTGTGGCAGAGAAGGTTATTGTTATTCAATGTTGGTCTCTGCACGGAATTGAATTAAGGGCAGATCGCTTCTGGGACATCAACTTTGAATTTGATGCAACTCTTGGGTTTTTCCAAAGTAAATGTCAAATCTTAACATGCATGTTTTAAATCCTAGAATTTCAGTCTgcagtcaaaataaaataacagcaaaTACTTTATAGTTtaaatatcttcttttttccccaacaaTAAATGCAGTTTGTACCTTCTAGGAATATTAATCTTTGgtgtcaccaaaaaaaaagcaggataaGATGTTGGAAGGAACTAAAAAGATTACAGCATACCCATGTGTCCACATGCAAACTTATGTCTGATCAAAGTTGGATTAAGGTTATTTAgtgcaacatgtttttttgttgttgaagtAGAACCTGCTACAACCACATGACAGCTTAGATGACAAGATATTCACATCAAATCTGCAATCTAATAAATCATACTTTTATGGGCCAGTACGTCTGTGGTAGTTGGGCGTTTCTGTCAATCCACCGATACTTTTGGTGTAATCCTTTACTTGACTATCACTTCACAGGGAAAGCTAGGAATAATACAACAGTCAATAGACATCTAATGCTAGGACTGTAATAGTTTGGAAGGCCAAGACTTATTCTACCGAACTGCCATGACTGGAGGTGGTTGTTCTCCTGGTGTGATCTTAGACGACATCTTTCTGttacacatgcacacgcacacaaacagaGGGTGAGGCACCTGTGAATGACCAGGAACGGCGGACAGACGAGCAGACTTTGGAGTATCTCTTTAAATACATAATTAGATATTAGTGACATCATCATGCGATATTGAAAACAATTCCTCAAGGAAAGGAGTATTTCTGAATTCCCATCAGTGTTTGATAATTTTCAgtttgttcctcttttttttccctaaagatATGTAATTTTCCCTTTGTCCACCAGGGGGCAATAGACTCATTTCTAGCTGAGTGGCCTGAAGGTTTTTCCACACTTAtccaggaaaaagaaaaaaaaaag containing:
- the LOC112161709 gene encoding cytochrome c oxidase assembly protein COX15 homolog; its protein translation is MLLSALRTRIFCGCRSAGKQFQYSNRSPQVRQWLVKRNQSTITVESGTTSTPAATVPNAATNRIVGRWLLGCSGLVVGAVVLGGVTRLTESGLSMVDWHLVREMKPPQTQEEWEAEFSKYQQFPEFKILNHDMTLPEFKFIFYMEWGHRMWGRLVGLAYILPTIYFWRKGYFTRSVKGKVLGLCGFVFFQGLLGWYMVKSGLEEKQDSYDIPRVSQYRLSAHLGSALLLYTASLWMGLTMLLPAHKMVESRRLMKLRRFAKGTGGLVFLTALSGAFVAGLDAGLVYNSFPKMADKWIPDDLLAFSPTLKNFFENPTTVQFDHRILGISSLAAITGLYLFSRRMLLPRRAKIAISLLTAMAYTQVALGISTLLLYVPTPLAATHQSGSVALLTFAIWVLAELRRMPK